The Streptomyces sp. NBC_00510 genomic interval CACCGCCTTCACGCCCAAGGGCGACTCCGCCGGCTCGGGCGGCGCCGCCGCCCTGCTGGCCGCCGCCGACCAGGACGGCAAGGCCGCGGCCAAGCGCAAGCCGGTCGCACCGCTGAAGGAGGCCGGCAAGCCGGTCACCGCGGTCACCGAGGCCTCCGACGCCCCCGCGCTCATCGGCACCGCCGACGGGGCGCTCGCCCCCGGCTGGACCGTGCAGCAGACCACGGTCGTCGACGCCGGCCCGGCCCGGGCGGTGCTCGGCGCCTCCTGTGCCGTGCCGGACAGCGAGTTCTGGTTCCCCGGGGTCAGCACCGGCGCCGGCCGGCAGGACTACGTCCACCTGACCAACCCGGACGACACCTCCGCCGTCATCGACCTCGCGCTGTACGGCGACAAGGGCGAGGTCAAGACCAGCACGACCGACGGCATCACGGTGCCGCCGGGCGCGACGGTCCCCGTCCTGCTCTCCACGCTCACCACGGAGAAGTCCGACGCCCTCACCCTGCACGTCAGCGCCCGCAGCGGCCGGGTCGGCGCCACCGTGGAGGCCGAGGACGCCAAGGCCGGCGGCGACTGGCTGCCCGCCTCCACCGACCCCGCCGCCGAGGCCGTCATGCCCGGCATCCCCGGGGACGCCTCCGATGTGCGCCTGGTGGTCTTCGCGACCGGCGACAGCGACGCCGACCTCAAGCTGCGGCTCGCCTCCTCGGGCGGCGAGATCACCCCCGCCGGGCACGAGACCGTGCACGTCAAGAGCGGCATGACCACCGCCGTCGACCTCGGCGACGTCACCAAGGGCGAGGCCGGCTCGCTGATCCTCAGCCCCACCGACCCCTCCGACGAGGCCCCCGTGGTCGCCGCCCTGCGGATCACCCGCGGCAAGGGCGCCAACCAGGAGACCGCCTTCCTGCCCGCCACCGCCCCTATCGGCGACCGCGCCAGCGCCGCCGACAACCGCACCAAGGGCTCGACGCTCGCCCTGACCGCGCCGGAGGGCGACGCCACCGTGCGGGTCGTCACCTCCGCCTCGACCAAGGGCGGCGAACCCGTCACCAAGAACGTCCCGGTCAAGCGCGGCACGACGGTCGTCCTGTCACCGCCCGCCCCCTCCGCGGGCAAGGGCGCCTTCGCCGTCACGGTGGAACCCGCCTCGGGCGGCCCCGTCTACGCCTCCCGGATGCTCGCCCTGCCGGAGGGCGGCGTCCCGATGTTCACCATCCAGACCATGCCGGACGACCGGGGTCTGGTCGCCGTGCCGAAGTCGGAAGAGGACCTGTCCATCCTCAACCGCTGACGATCCCCGACCGGCGCGGGCCTGCGGGCCCGCGCCGGTACCGGGATCAGCCCTCCCCGTACCGGGGGTCGACGTTCTCCGGTGACAGACCGAGCAGTTCGGCCACCTGCTCCACCACCACGTCGTGCACCAGCAGGGCCCGTTCCTCGCGGCTCTTGGCCCGGATCTCCACCGGCCGCCGGTACACCACGATGCGGTGCGGGTTGCCCTTCTGCCCGCCGAGGAGCCGCCCCAGCGGCACCCCGTCGTCGAACCGGCCGTCGGCCGCGGCGCCGTCGGCACCGTCCACCGGCCAGGGCACCTCCTGCACCGCGAACTCCACCTCCGCCAGCTGCGGCCAGCGCCGCTCGAGCCGGTCCGCCGCGTCGCGCACCAGGTCGTCGAAGGCGTCGGCGCGGGTGCGTGCCAGGGGCACCTGCGGGGGCGCGATGGGGCCGCGCATGCCGCGGCCGTGTCGGTCGCGGTGGCGCTGGCGCGGTGCGGGCGAAGGGGTGTCCATCACCTCTGAGAGTAGCCGTCGGGAGCCCCGGTTATGCGGCTCCGTGACCGCTGCCACCACCACGGGGGACGAGGACCGGACATCCCCGTTGATGTCGCAGAATGTACGGTCGCTCGCCCCTGGCGCCCACGCGATTCCCCTGCCCTGACCGCTTTACCGATCGCAATTGGCATCATTTGCAGCGTTTGGTGATCGGTGTCCTCGGAGGGGCACCCGTACATTTCCGGCCCTTTGCAGGTCAGGTGTGTTGACCCCAGGTCGGACCTTCCCGGCCAACCCGGACGACACGACGGGGTGAGCTCCTGGGGAGTCGTCGCGGCCCGCTCAAGAGTGCGGTACCGTCCAACGTCGTGAGCCTTGTACGTCGCTGTTCGCGCACCGCGTGTGGCCGTCCCGCCGTCGCGACGCTGACGTACGTCTACGCGGACTCCACCGCCGTCCTCGGACCGCTCGCCACCTACGCCGAGCCCCACTGTTACGACCTGTGCTCGGAGCACTCCGAGCGCCTCACCGCCCCCCGCGGCTGGGAAGTCGTACGGCTCGCCACGGACACCGGCCCCACCCGCCCCAGCGGTGACGACCTCGAAGCGCTCGCCAACGCCGTGCGCGAAGCCGCCCGCCCCCAGGAACGCGAGGGCAACGGCACCAACGGCCGCGGCGGCGACCCCATGGAGATCACCCGGCGCGGGCACCTGCGCGTCCTGCGCTCGCCCGACTCCTGAACCGGCACCCCCCGCCATACCCCGCCCCCGGTCCGCACGTGCACCCGGGCTCCTCATCGGCCCGTTCGGATCCGCCCGGTAGGTTGGCTCTTGCCACGATCCATCCACCGGCAACCGGTTTCCAGAGCGGAGCACATACGGTGACCGACCTCTCCCAGCTCGTGAAGGCGTACGACGTCCGCGGAGTCGTCCCCGACCAATGGGGCGAGCCGCTCGCCGAACTCTTCGGCGCGGCCTTCG includes:
- a CDS encoding DUF5719 family protein — protein: MNRSTLSLIGVTAALAAVAGVATVSGAGTPDAAPAVSAARLPVERSTLACPAPSDSDFATTTYTAFTPKGDSAGSGGAAALLAAADQDGKAAAKRKPVAPLKEAGKPVTAVTEASDAPALIGTADGALAPGWTVQQTTVVDAGPARAVLGASCAVPDSEFWFPGVSTGAGRQDYVHLTNPDDTSAVIDLALYGDKGEVKTSTTDGITVPPGATVPVLLSTLTTEKSDALTLHVSARSGRVGATVEAEDAKAGGDWLPASTDPAAEAVMPGIPGDASDVRLVVFATGDSDADLKLRLASSGGEITPAGHETVHVKSGMTTAVDLGDVTKGEAGSLILSPTDPSDEAPVVAALRITRGKGANQETAFLPATAPIGDRASAADNRTKGSTLALTAPEGDATVRVVTSASTKGGEPVTKNVPVKRGTTVVLSPPAPSAGKGAFAVTVEPASGGPVYASRMLALPEGGVPMFTIQTMPDDRGLVAVPKSEEDLSILNR
- a CDS encoding metallopeptidase family protein; its protein translation is MDTPSPAPRQRHRDRHGRGMRGPIAPPQVPLARTRADAFDDLVRDAADRLERRWPQLAEVEFAVQEVPWPVDGADGAAADGRFDDGVPLGRLLGGQKGNPHRIVVYRRPVEIRAKSREERALLVHDVVVEQVAELLGLSPENVDPRYGEG
- a CDS encoding DUF3499 domain-containing protein, which encodes MGSRRGPLKSAVPSNVVSLVRRCSRTACGRPAVATLTYVYADSTAVLGPLATYAEPHCYDLCSEHSERLTAPRGWEVVRLATDTGPTRPSGDDLEALANAVREAARPQEREGNGTNGRGGDPMEITRRGHLRVLRSPDS